The region ggatcttgttagcctatgcttgtgcccacaacatcaagttgtaccaaatggatgtgaagagtgcatttctcaatgggtacatcaatgagcttgtgtatgttaagcaacctcctggttttaaaaatgaaaagaaacccaaccatgtttacaagttgagaaaagctttgtatcgattaaaacaagcacctagagcatggtatgagagattgagggattttctactctctaagagattcaagatgggaaaggttgacaccactctcttcaccaagaagcttggaaatgacttgtttgtaatgcaaatctatgttgatgatatcatatttgggtcaacaaatcaagatttttgtgaggagtttggcaagatgatggcaagtgagtttgagatgtctatgattggagagcttggttacttccttggtcttcaaatcaagcaaatgaagaatggcatatttatgagtcaaggcaagtatatcaaggacatgctcaagaagtttggaatggatgatagtaaagctattagtacaccaatggggacaagtggaagcttggatagtgatgctagtggcaacatggtggatcaaaagatgtattggtctataattggaagcctactctatgtgaccgcatcaaggctggatgtgatgtttagtgtatgtatgtgtgctagatttcaagcctcaccaagagaaagtcatttgaaggcaacaaagagaatattaaggtacttgaagcatatacaaaatgttggattgtggtatcccaaaggagcaagatttgagataattggatattcggactctgattatatGGGAtgcaactattgggaagatcacttgtgtcttggtcatcaaagaagcaaaatagtgtagcactttcaaccaccgaagtggagtacatttcggccagtagttgttgtgctcaattactttggatgaaggctactttgagtgactttggaattaaattcaagcaagtgccattgttatgtgacaatgagagtgtcataaagctcaccaacaacccagttcaacactcaagaacaaagcatattaatGTCtgccatcacttcataagagatcaccaacaaaaaggggacaattgcattgagagtgtgggcaccgaagatcaacttgccgatatcttcaccaagccacttgatgaaaataggttttgcaagctaaggaatgaattgaacatacttgacttctccaatatgtgttgatgcacccccccacttatatgacatgcctctccttcaagcaatccaaggtaaaagttgattggcatggcatacatccttgctaaggacatgtttagtgtatctagacatatttcacatttgaataggctcattcattaaaatcaaatgaatttgatgcttgtatggtaccactattgcttgtatgtttgaaatgatctagtggtaacatatgacatgtttgtgggtttgtaaacctagtatttgatctagaaaaataagctataagtgtttaactcaacatggtacaagataacccttatttggacgtgtgaagaagcttgtccttggatcaaaccgagctaaatatcttttgcaagtaatctagattgaaccaaattggaaaaatgatcctcacttcacatggtttctcCCTAACcaatctataatttgagctcaccttttgtgcaaattgttgacattgataatcctaacctatctatactttaagcctttatggtcattaatgacaaagggggagaaatagtgtacaaaaatagtgaaaagacaacaaaggaacaaagggggagagataagatatgacaaaggaaggggatcaattaaaattttgagcatacaaatagggggagcaagctcatgaacttgtatggtgcatttgaatgtgcattacatatgtttgcttgcatggcacaagttttaaagttcaatattcatgcttgtgtggtgtatgctaattgtaagattggaatgatgaaatgaaaatctagcaagCATAggttatctaatgatttcatctcaagagtttccaagtgatattgagctaaagtaactagacttatgttcttcttatggaaactagacccatacttctaatgttgatctcacatgGTATTCTAGTTTtcgtgtatgtctagttactaatggtgctaaaatGGTATATTGGtacactccaattggtatcacgcttcaaagatccatctcttataccttagcatcatttggtagaaattgtctcatatatttcttatctaagcatatgtgcaagctacaatccaaactcttagcacatatatagggggagcaattgctaccatttagaattcatgaaacttgtccataatcctttacacatggtaaatatgcttgggcaagcaacatggattcaattgaactttaattcatatctttgtgtaagggttgtcatcaattaccaaaaagggggagattgaaagctctagtttggttttggttaattgatgaaaccctaagtgctaacctagtttatcaaggtgatcatgagataggtagcactactccaagtgatgaagcaatggtgaagatcatgacaatggtgatgacttggtgatgatcaaatgcttaaacttggaaaagaagaaagagaaaaacaaaaggctcaaggcaaaggtataaattataggagccattttgttttagcgatcaagacacttagtgagtgtgatcacatttaggattgatagttgtactattaagagtgaaactcgtatcgaaatgcggttatcaaagtgccactagatgctctaactcattgcatatgcatttaggatctagtggagtgctaacatccttgaaaatatttgtgaaaatatgctgacacatgtgcataaggtgatacacttggtggttggcacatttgagtaagggtgaagaagatagagatgaaagagggtcagtctcgctgtttcacaaagtgaccgaacgctggtctcaggggaccgacgcgtccggtcaggcatAGCAGTGAAGACCTAGCATCggtcttgtgaccagacgctgggtctcggactgaccggacactggaaggcAGCATCTGGTCAGAACCGATGTGGCAGTACTGAGATCAAGGAGACTGACCAGAAgctggctgcgtctggtcaaggTCGACCGAACGCGTCGTGTCAAGATTTGTCGTCTCtgggagcttactgtaaacgaccagacgctgggcgttcagcgtccggtcacttctaccACAATGTCCGGTCATGTCTCGATCTTTGAGATCGGCTAGCTGTGGTTGAACGCAGAGGGACATGTGGCTGTCATcaggtgatcggacactgggtccagcgtccggtcgatttaaccagagcgtccagtcaccccgtgttgtgcccagtgaatgggtacaacggttctatttcgtgggagcttctatttaagccccatggctggttcaagctcaccctcttgaccatttgcattgacatagcaaccatgTGAGCTTAGCCATAGCCCTCCCACtcttctccatcattgattcatcatctttgtgagattgggagagaaaccaagtgcattgcttgagtgattgcatctagtggcacttggcattcatgtttcgctgtggggttcacttgttactcttggtggttgctgccacctagatggcttggagaagtgaggatcattgagcggaggttggtgattgtctctggctctgatcgtggtgattgtgaggggtcttgtgccttcccctaCGGAGAggcaaaaggtaactctagtggattgctcatgtcattgagttacctcactagtgggtaggttcttgaggtgtccaattgtgtggacaaggttcgtgcaacacctcttagccaccgaaccaccaagtgttggtcgacacaacggggactagcgtgctggcaagcatgtgaacctcaggagaaaaattggttgtctcttgctctttggtattctcctagtgattgatttagtattcatcttgtgattggttcattcctctacatggcggtataatcaccctactcactcatttatattcttgcaaactagttgtggcaagctctttagtgtaattagaattgagaccttgctttgttattttaagttcatcttgtggagctctttagagtagtaagattgagagctcttattgagtagtaacattgcaagttgtgtgcctagtaatctttgcaactagaattgttggataggtggcttgcatcccttatagagctagagcaagtttgcattttgctatttgtcatactaatcaaattgctctagttgatttgtagatttttaaataggctattcaccccccccccctctagccatattaggacctttcaagcgtGCTACGATGAGCGACGGGGGGAGCAGTGTCATGGCGGCGAGCCCTTCCCTTTTGGGGGCGATTGCTGCCATAGCGACGGCAGCGGCATTGACTTTGGCTATGATTCCGGTGCCGACGGTAGGGACCGCGTTGGAAGTAACCCTTgcagctcctcctccaccagtcatggtggaagaggagagggagaccgagctcccaaCCTCGCTGGGTGGAGGGCCACCTGGCTCATCCTTGCCGCCGGGGATGAAGGCGCCGGAGGAAAGTGCGGCCAAGACGGAGTCGGGACGCCTGTTGGCGGTCTACGCGAATGAAGTGGTGGACATTCCATCTGATGATGAGGCGGGTATCGCGATGGGGCCACCAGTGTCGctgtgggagctggcggtggtccaatCGGAGGGTGGGCCCTTCGGCGGGCTACcgaagggtgacctagagtgggccTACCCTAAGAACCAAGCAAAGGCGTGGTTTGTCCTTCAGGATTCTCGGGAGCGTCAACtttgggacatccttggggagcaagggcatgctgcggtgtccgagctcaccaaCCTGTCCGAGAAGCTTGGAAATGCCCAGAGGCAGGTTAGGTTTGCTTAGCAGTTGGTGGAGGTCGACCTGTAGCTTGTCGTGGTGGTGAGTTTTTCGTACTTTGTCCTTGACCTTTGaaccttttgttggttgccttagcatgcctATTTTTTGTAGAGTCTAAAGGAGATGTTGTCCCGAAAGTCTTGCTTCCTCCGGACAGAACATGCCTAGACGACCGAGCTCGAGCGTCGGGTAGAGTCCACCTACCGTGAGTCCCAGGACCAGGCAGCCAAGGCGGCCACGGCGCGGGCAAAGGGGCAGTGTGTAGCAGAGCGGGCGACTACCgctgagcaagggctcgaggcagcGAAGGCCCGCCAGGCAGAGACTGGGGCGGGGTTGCGGGCATCCCTGGCGAACATTGAGGTGgtgcttcaagaggccttggtggCCCTTGGGCTAGAGCGGGCCGCTTTGGTGTCGACGCAGAATGCCCCAGAGTCGGCACGGAAGGCCCTAGAGGCGGATCAGAAGGCCCGGTCAGAGGCGGACCATGAGGTGCTCATGCTCTGAGgctgggtgatggggatggaggacgcaAGTGCCTGGCTGCGTGAGCAGGTGGCCCAGCAGGCGGAGGATCTCTCCATCGTTGAGAACTTCTGCGTCGGTACGTGCTTTTTCTGTTCTTCATTGTTGGTTTTTTCCTTCAGCCTATTTTTGAGCTTGTCACTCTTCTcttagagctgggtggaaaggttaAGACACTAGAGCGGGACCTAGAAACAATCAAGGCGACCCTCAGCCAAAATGCGGAGGAACTGGCCAAGTCtcgtgaagagcgatgtgctcttaagggggatcttgaccagatccgcaacatTGCCCAACTTGTCATCTTGGACGTCTTCGGGTCGGTGCCCAGCACTAGCGCACCCACGgtccagctagcggaggtcccggATGTGGTTCAGGACCTTATCATCAGGAGTGGGCTATTCTATggggcgtcgggggtgctgactttgGTGGCGATGCACCATCTGAACCTAGACTTCGCTaccatctgcagtgggtatgctgaaggcttgagcatggaggacatctagtCGATCGGAGAGGGCTTGCTGCCGCATGCAAGGTCGGTGGTGGAGCAAGTCTCtgcccagtgggtgatggacatCCACCATGAAGACATGGCTAGAGGCATGCACGAAGAAGATGTTGCCTAGTCTGCAGACGACATGGAGCCTGGGTCGAAGGTGAGCGTTGCCCCAATCCCGACCGAGCCGAATGTTGTGCCATcagggagtgagcagcctatGCCCTCATCAGTCGCTTCGATAGCAGATGCCACTGGACTGGTCCaatagcttgcaaaatataagtagtttagtgaaggtagaagtttaagtttgtggggaagccccgtgtaaatattactgtgtgcttaatgactaccatTGGTTTTGTTTTCTATGATGGAATTGTTCTGTTCGGGGGagcctgttccctttcgttccttagttttcccttagcataaccttaggagcccggggcgtggccctcGAGGCTTAGCTCCTCAtaaccatagggaaaggcggggtgcgatcagttggaatgtttttaaagcaaagctatgtaaAGCAAAACTAAGGGACAAACTATCCcattggttgggtaggaaggaattccatcatatgtaaacaaaacaggaaggtagtcattaagcataatgatagtagtgtaccctagtggagcccccaagcgccccgggccaaaaagtgttcggatCGGGGCGCTTTtgtaggagcatatactaagtaaacaatggtaagattgaagcttaggaaaaatgacatagctattccaGTAGTTTGGAGAGATGGGCGTCTGGTCGGATCACTTCGTcattcagtcgtctggatcctagctcgctatgccccctttctttgttgctgcttccttgcctttttcttccttggGCCTGCCGGCCTACCATAGAAGGTGCTTGAgaagctggcagtccttgtagaggtgttttacggggtagtcgtggttggtgcatgggctctcaaTGAGCTCATAAAAATGGCCGGaagggccctgctggggctgcatgCCCAcatgatcagccatggcgaccaacgcggagttggccggtcggcggcgatactttctgttctttttccccctctatGTGGAGTGGCCTTCATCCTGATCccagtgcttggccttgcccttgccctaGCCTCCGTCGGAGCATGGCAGGAGTGGCTTTTGTTGGGGgtattggacaaaggtctatgGTCTTGGgccatcagggctaggactccagtcGCTGTTGCATGTGTCTCGATTCAGTCCTAGCCGCATGAATACAAGCGGTCGGTGCAGAGCGGTCGCTGGGTCAAGATGAGGTGCCGGTGTGGCCTCCTGTGCCACACTCGGCGATTGTAGCGGCGATCGGGTGGAGTGACCCATCTGTTGTGTCCTCGTTCCTATGGCGGAGAGCGAGGACGTGAGTCGGCGTTgcgatatggagcactccgcttgttgaacggtgacggtctccactagtgcccagatGTTCTAGTGGACCGCCTGTTCATGAGGGTTGTTTGGCTCAGATAGGCCGTGCAGAAGCATTGTCGCGGTGGTGATGTTCTAGTTCGCCCGAGCGAAGtgcgggggatcattccccctgtccatggtgttgtgctggactTGATGGGTGTGCCCCCGGGcgccgctcgccggtctatgcgcgcggggcgtagtgtggtgcgccgagcatgCCGGcgtagttggtggctgatgcagccaccgttgtcgtagttcctccccgtgctcaagtgtgagctcgagggtctccgcatgagggtctGGAGAGGTGCGAGTCCGTGAGGACTTCGCTTCCACCGGTGGGTGTCCCGGAGGGTCCACCATGGCACACTCCCAGGACGgacagtggctaggtgccatgttgccgatgctggagccgtcactctcgccatcgtcatccatgaggttgaggaaataggtgggagcataactcgccattcccatgaattcggatgcgagagggggcagagcaggcatccttcagagcccctggGCGTATGTGTCCATGGAATacatgaggccgtaggggaaccagtcGTACGGTGGTTGCATGGGGGACAATGGGGTTCCGCtgggtaatcggcggaagataaagaatagtaagtaaataatagcgtgtatattactcacagcggggtttgagcagagagtttgcttggaaaagAAGAGCAGATGTCGCGTCGTCGAAGCCATGCATCCCAGAGTTGATGGAGGGTGCTCCTCCGATGGGTGCTAGGATGTTAGCCTCCTTGCGGAGATGTAGCATGCCGAGCCGGTCGACGATGAAGattaggcttccaaagaggaaggcctaggatggctcgaagatgggtggaacccgcatcctagcaggtgagagtgcaggaaactccagtgagccaaagcgaatcgtatctcctgagcccgccaaggcgagggtggcggaaaagtgggccatctgatgaccaaaaagtgttgaacatacaacgtcttccccatggacggtgccaactatcggtgctaaccaactagtgaatatttatagttttgctatacattgtgatcggaggtggcctagcactcaatgacataggatttatactagttcaggcaatgtgccctacgtccagtcggggtcggtcggtgactttattcctgagcccaggtgctcgaagtttgtagtggggttacaaacgagaaagatggggtgtacaagaggtctgatcggctccggtcagaagggccaagagtgacagaaacttcgctatgagctaagtgttcaagcaggtGCTTGAGGTCTAAACCTAGCGGTTCTacggttgtgagctatcgatctaaggaattCTGATCAACTAGGATTGGTCctccttgttggaggaagcacaccccttttatagataaaggggatggctttacaagtgagagggtaaGGGTGCGTATGTTATCGAGCCTTGCTGCCCAcgcctaccaagccttgttgcccacaccggtgggtacgagataatggtaggcgcctataacactgttgaggttactgtagaatgtcagatgcatatgggaggtcatgctgccttcttcagggatggtagacgtcgatacctgcaaatactgttcgatgcctagaggcatatgagGAGTCTCATCATGTTCACCTGGTATAGTAAATCTCGGTGCCCATAATGCTATcggtgcccagaggcatgtggggggggtcttaccgtatgggagtttttagcagcgcctataatactatagagggagatgttggcacctacaatattgtttgtgtcagggtggctatagagtattattccatgcagggtatggtccctagtatagtggttttgacttgtgagccttgccttgctttcctcTGCATGtctcctggttcctaccgagcgggcgtcccattcaaccacttactaaaagtcatcgtatgaatttatccaacacaaatcaatccaaacttgactactaatcaatttatccattcaaccatcttatagcaagcaacatatgcatatatttctaattcaatcaactcatatgcacccaaatgaaatgatcaacaatatatataccttggttagcttatgatcatccgattagcaagctttaactcaaataactacaagccatcaaatattccaataaatcaccaacaacttgaaacaATGCACTTGTTTGTTGATAGCacttcactcaattatcatggcattgggtttggatgtgcactaggcttcatatattGACTCAACATATCATCattaatatgaaatcaattgaatcaagtctccaatgccgatggtacctacaatcaatcattcacttttttatggtacccaaataagtttgggtcctctcaagttaggagcaacatacttaggcatagccttagtatgagtagcgggatgttttgcaattgcaaccaatgaggtaccattatcatcctttctaagcacatcatggtcatcaattgaaatgggcttagaatttttacctaggggacatgaatgtgttatgtgtcccctttctcggcatgagtagcaaactctctttgattgagccttttcttccttgcttatGTGTTGCttttcattgccttgcctcttctCTTTTGCTTGaatcttcttctcaagcttggtaggacacttagaggcaaagtgtcccgtatttccacacttgaagcacttgatgtgagcatagactttcttctcatcttgtgtcttgctcatcatcatcttggcatcttgagtttgcattggatgccttgcctttctaccccttcttgttttcttcttcgttgtcatcaagtcaccaccatcttcatgatagatcttgacttgctcttggggtgtcttctcttgctcaactcgtgactttggttgaggctcttctagttgcttcgccaattgcttggttgggcacattgaggtaagatgaccctaaGTGCGGTGCTTGAAGCACTTcatatgcttgagcctctcttcttcttttatcttcttgagcttctcaatgttagggcaaccatttgcaaggtgtcccgcttcatgacaccggtagcacatgatatgagagagctttctttgttgtagcttcttcatcgttctctctctttctttcgccctttttcatcttcttcttgaagccaaggccacacttgtcaccatagtttctttgagtcttcaacatgtactcaaaggtgacttttaagttgtagcacctctctaacttgttgctcaaattcttcacttcatttttgagctcattgttctccttcaaaaggttggtTTCACAAGACATAggagtagaacaagcatctatatgtgaagagcatggcatatctaataaatcattacaagaggtggatacatggtttttccctacatcacaagagttagtcatatgttgcaattgatcacttgactcatgtgatgagctctcattatttttaagtttctttgaaaatactttaatgagagaagcatgttgttctaataattcttcacgagaagcaagtagtgtctcatgagtcaattttagctcaccatgtgaagatttaagaacatcaagtaattttttatgttcttcacataagTTCtctagaaatgagttttcattttccaatttcaatgttttagctttctcattttctaaagacatggtcatgctagcaagttgaaagctctagtttggttttggtgaattgatgaaaccctaagtgctaacctagtttatcaagtaatcatgagataggtagcacactccaagtggtgaagcaaatgaagatcataacatgatgatgataccatgatgatgatcaagtgcttagacttggaaagaagaaagagaaaaacaaaaagctcaaggcaaaggtataaaccataggagctatttttgttttggtgatcaagacacttagagagtgtgatcacatttaggtttgatagccatactattaagaggggtgaaactcgtatcggaatgcggttatcaaagtgccactagatgctctaactcattgcatatgcatttaggatctagtggaatgctaacacccttgaaattgtttgtgaaaatatgctaacatatgtgcacaaggtgatacacttagtggttggcacatttgagcaagggtgaagaagttagaggtgaaaaggagttagtctcgctggtcacaaggtgaccggacgctggtcttagagggaccagtgcgtccgatcagttgtagcAGCGtggacgctggcatcggtcaacttaccgatatattcaccaagccattggatgagaaaaggttttgtaagctaaggaatgagttgaacatattggatttctcaaatatgtgttgatgcacccccactcatatgacatgcctctccttcgagcaatccaagataaaagttgattggcatggcatacatccttgctaaggacatgtttagtgcatctagtcatattttcaatcttattaggacctttcaagtggttctattttattaggctcattcatgaaaatcaaatgattttgatgtttatatgatatcactattgcttctatgcttgatttgatctagtgatagcatatgacatgtttatgggcttgtgaacctagtgtttgatcta is a window of Miscanthus floridulus cultivar M001 unplaced genomic scaffold, ASM1932011v1 os_1323_2_3, whole genome shotgun sequence DNA encoding:
- the LOC136533928 gene encoding uncharacterized protein, translated to MSDGGSSVMAASPSLLGAIAAIATAAALTLAMIPVPTVGTALEVTLAAPPPPVMVEEERETELPTSLGGGPPGSSLPPGMKAPEESAAKTESGRLLAVYANEVVDIPSDDEAGIAMGPPVSLWELAVVQSEGGPFGGLPKGDLEWAYPKNQAKAWFVLQDSRERQLWDILGEQGHAAVSELTNLSEKLGNAQRQTTELERRVESTYRESQDQAAKAATARAKGQCVAERATTAEQGLEAAKARQAETGAGLRASLANIEVVLQEALVALGLERAALVSTQNAPESARKALEADQKARSEADHEVLML